The Raphanus sativus cultivar WK10039 chromosome 2, ASM80110v3, whole genome shotgun sequence genome includes a region encoding these proteins:
- the LOC130494571 gene encoding glycosyltransferase BC10-like isoform X1, translating into MPFSIRKWGEVFFRRPMGEAQQKTIQGPRHHTSLKKPLWLVLTVSVISMLLISTHMFPPQGKRSSSHTLSSWLPVHVRKHTDEEVAARAVVREILKTPPFITPNSKIAFLFLTPGTLPFEKLWDEFFKGHEGKFTIYIHPSKERPVHISRHFSDREIHSDEVTWGRISMVDAEKRLLVNALEDPDNQHFVLLSESCIPLHTFDYTYRYLLHSNVSFIESFVDPGQHGTGRHMEHMLPEIAKEDFRKGAQWFTMKRQHAIIVMADGLYYSKFREYCGPGIEADKNCIADEHYLPTFFSMLDPMGISNWSVTYVDWSERRWHPKTYTTNEISLEFMKNVTSEDMSTHVTSVGEHGDELHWPCTWNGITRPCYLFARKFHPDALDTLVNLFPNYTSTAL; encoded by the exons ATGCCTTTTTCCATTAGAAAGTGGGGGGAGGTGTTTTTTAGGCGGCCAATGGGTGAGGCGCAGCAGAAGACTATTCAAGGGCCACGTCACCACACATCTCTCAAGAAGCCCTTATGGCTCGTCTTAACAGTTTCAGTGATCAGCATGCTTCTCATCAGTACTCACATGTTCCCACCACAAGGCAAACGCTCCTCCTCTCATACTCTCTCTTCCTGGCTACCGGTTCATGTCAGGAAACACACCGATGAGGAGGTAGCAGCTAGAGCAGTGGTCAGAGAGATACTTAAAACCCCTCCCTTCATTACCCCAAACTCCAAAATCGCTTTCTTGTTTTTGACTCCTGGTACTTTGCCGTTTGAGAAGCTCTGGGATGAGTTCTTCAAG GGTCATGAAGGGAAGTTCACTATTTACATCCACCCGTCAAAGGAAAGGCCAGTTCATATCAGCCGTCACTTTTCTGATAGGGAGATTCATAGTGATGAGGTCACTTGGGGAAGGATCTCAATGGTTGATGCTGAGAAGCGGTTACTTGTTAATGCTCTTGAAGATCCTGATAACCAACACTTTGTTCTCCTTTCTGAGAG TTGTATACCGTTGCATACTTTTGATTACACTTATAGATATTTGCTGCACTCCAACGTCAGCTTCATTGAGAG TTTTGTGGATCCTGGTCAACATGGGACTGGTAGACATATGGAACACATGTTACCTGAAATAGCAAAGGAAGATTTTAGAAAGGGTGCTCAG TGGTTCACAATGAAGCGGCAACACGCTATTATAGTGATGGCTGATGGTCTCTACTACTCAAAATTCCGCGAGTACTGTGGA CCAGGGATAGAGGCAGACAAGAACTGTATTGCAGATGAACATTACTTGCCAACATTCTTCAGT ATGCTTGATCCCATGGGGATATCGAACTGGTCAGTGACGTATGTTGATTGGTCTGAAAGAAGGTGGCATCCAAAGACTTACACAACAAATGAGATTTCATTAGAGTTCATGAAAAATGTCACG TCAGAGGATATGAGTACACACGTCACAAGTGTGGGAGAG CATGGAGATGAGCTGCATTGGCCTTGTACATGGAACGGGATCACACGGCCATGTTATCTGTTTGCAAGGAAGTTTCATCCTGATGCTCTCGACACGTTGGTCAACCTCTTCCCTAACTACACAAGCACAGCTCTCTGA
- the LOC130508044 gene encoding oxysterol-binding protein-related protein 4B-like isoform X1: MAGERETRKHLVIAKPFALEDDKDSEHAASNGIRRILSLFKNVRLGSDLTNFQLPPQLNQPRSQLQCYGEMIYSFCGQDLMGECSRRDLPIERLKSVVMWNISTLRPIVFGMSPYNPVLGETHHVSNGHINVLTEQVSHHPPVSALHATHENENIDVTWCQYFTPKFRGAYVDVEVKGRRIMNLLNRKETYEMDQPRLVVRFLPAPGAHWTGKIKIKCPETDLEAELHLISDSLIERFKGNNNRSIKGKISQTSSGDKLYDISGHWDRTVMAKNLKTGEVEVIYNAKESISGLKPPTVKNLKEVMETESAMVWSEVSEKILKKDWEKAREAKKGVEDKQRESLKQREASGESWVPKHFSVVRNGKDWDCKPLQPAVPRAPLVITEAQGDIIN; the protein is encoded by the exons ATG GCGGGAGAAAGAGAAACTAGAAAGCACCTTGTGATAGCCAAACCTTTCGCGTTGGAAGATGATAAAGATTCTGAGCACGCAGCTTCGAATGGCATCCGTCGGATTCTTAGCCTGTTCAAGAACGTCCGCCTTGGATCTGATCTCACCAATTTTCag CTGCCACCTCAGCTGAACCAACCAAGATCACAACTTCAATGTTATGGCGAGATGATCTACAGCTTCTGCGGTCAGGATCTCATGGGAGAATGCAGCCGTCGCGATCTTCCCATCGAACGGCTCAAGTCGGTGGTGATGTGGAACATCTCCACACTCCGTCCAATAGTTTTTGGTATGTCACCGTACAACCCCGTTCTTGGAGAGACTCACCATGTCTCAAACGGTCACATCAACGTCCTCACCGAACAA GTATCGCATCATCCTCCAGTGTCGGCACTTCATGCGACTCACGAGAACGAAAATATTGACGTGACATGGTGTCAATATTTCACTCCCAAGTTCCGTG GTGCTTACGTAGACGTTGAGGTAAAGGGCAGAAGGATAATGAACCTTCTGAATCGGAAAGAGACTTACGAGATGGACCAACCAAGACTTGTTGTGAGATTCCTACCTGCTCCTGGAGCTCACTGGACCGGAAAAATCAAGATAAAGTGTCCAGAGACCGATCTCGAAGCTGAACTACACTTGATATCCGATTCACTCATCGAAAGATTCAAAGGCAACAACAATAGATCAATCAAAGGAAAGATCTCTCAGACTTCCTCTGGAGACAAGCTCTACGACATCTCTGGCCATTGGGATAG AACGGTAATGGCCAAAAATCTGAAGACCGGTGAGGTGGAAGTCATATACAATGCCAAGGAGAGTATCTCAGGACTCAAACCTCCAACCGTGAAGAATCTGAAAGAGGTAATGGAGACCGAGTCTGCGATGGTGTGGAGCGAAGTAAGTGAAAAGATACTAAAGAAAGACTGGGAAAAAGCAAGAGAAGCTAAGAAAGGTGTGGAGGATAAACAAAGAGAGTCTCTGAAACAGAGAGAGGCTTCTGGTGAGTCATGGGTTCCCAAGCATTTCTCAGTGGTTAGAAACGGTAAAGACTGGGACTGCAAACCGCTGCAGCCAGCGGTTCCTCGTGCTCCGCTAGTTATCACAGAGGCACAAGGAGATATCATTAACTGA
- the LOC108842184 gene encoding nifU-like protein 3, chloroplastic isoform X1, giving the protein MVSVSGQSRITTMNLSLSSAEKSSNYRSSLLNSKNAVSDSYGVSSKSSTFLRGQFQRIQLSYARQTRQPLPKRAVYIGHIVSPSCVMPLTEENVERVLDEVRPALMADGGNVALHEIDGLVVVLKLQGACGSCPSSSMTLKMGIESRLRDKIPEIMSVEQFLEAETGGLDLNEENIEKVLSELRPYLSGTGGGGLELVQIDGYIVKIRLTGPAAGVMTVRVALTQKLRENIPSIGAVQLLE; this is encoded by the exons ATGGTTTCGGTTTCGGGTCAATCCCGGATTACGACGATGAACCTCTCACTCTCCTCGGCTGAGAAGAGCTCTAATTATCGCTCCTCGCTCCTCAATTCTAAG AACGCAGTTTCAGATAGTTACGGGGTCTCATCCAAAAGCAGCACATTCCTCAGGGGCCAATTCCAAAGAATACAACTTTCTTATGCTCGCCAAACTCGACAACCTTTGCCAAAACGTGCAG TATATATAGGTCACATTGTGTCTCCGAGCTGCGTGATGCCGTTGACGGAGGAGAACGTGGAGAGAGTGCTCGACGAGGTACGCCCGGCCCTAATGGCGGACGGAGGAAACGTGGCGCTGCACGAGATAGACGGACTCGTGGTGGTTCTTAAGCTGCAAGGAGCTTGCGGTTCGTGTCCTAGCTCCTCGATGACGTTAAAGATGGGAATCGAGAGCCGTCTCCGCGACAAGATTCCGGAGATCATGTCCGTCGAGCAGTTTCTCGAAGCAGAGACTGGAGGGTTGGATCTGAACGAGGAAAACATCGAAAAG GTTCTCTCTGAGCTACGGCCTTACCTATCAGGGACAGGAGGTGGAGGGCTTGAGCTGGTTCAGATCGATGGTTATATAGTTAAGATTCGGCTCACTGGACCAGCTGCTGGAGTCATGACGGTTCGTGTCGCGTTGACTCAGAAACTGAGAGAAAACATTCCTTCAATAGGTGCAGTCCAGCTTCTAGAGTGA
- the LOC130508045 gene encoding uncharacterized protein LOC130508045 codes for MENDICKKGSPSMSRNSSTGYYYQRRSEGVPFKWEMQPGTPINTHTVKTVPPLSPPPAMLSLGFPKPSISVEEPKNYVFPGKLKLRKWKYIRYKKYFSRLANKMVLPSIRLYPEKR; via the coding sequence ATGGAGAACGATATATGCAAGAAAGGATCGCCATCAATGTCAAGGAACTCATCGACCGGATACTACTATCAGCGTAGGTCGGAGGGTGTTCCGTTCAAGTGGGAAATGCAGCCAGGGACTCCAATTAATACTCATACGGTGAAGACTGTTCCTCCGCTCAGTCCTCCTCCGGCGATGCTCAGCCTCGGCTTCCCCAAGCCATCCATCTCCGTAGAAGAGCCAAAGAACTATGTGTTTCCAGGGAAGCTGAAGCTGCGGAAATGGAAATATATTCGTTACAAGAAATATTTCTCTAGATTGGCTAACAAAATGGTTTTGCCTTCGATTCGTTTGTATCCTGAGAAACGGTAG
- the LOC130494571 gene encoding glycosyltransferase BC10-like isoform X2, whose product MGEAQQKTIQGPRHHTSLKKPLWLVLTVSVISMLLISTHMFPPQGKRSSSHTLSSWLPVHVRKHTDEEVAARAVVREILKTPPFITPNSKIAFLFLTPGTLPFEKLWDEFFKGHEGKFTIYIHPSKERPVHISRHFSDREIHSDEVTWGRISMVDAEKRLLVNALEDPDNQHFVLLSESCIPLHTFDYTYRYLLHSNVSFIESFVDPGQHGTGRHMEHMLPEIAKEDFRKGAQWFTMKRQHAIIVMADGLYYSKFREYCGPGIEADKNCIADEHYLPTFFSMLDPMGISNWSVTYVDWSERRWHPKTYTTNEISLEFMKNVTSEDMSTHVTSVGEHGDELHWPCTWNGITRPCYLFARKFHPDALDTLVNLFPNYTSTAL is encoded by the exons ATGGGTGAGGCGCAGCAGAAGACTATTCAAGGGCCACGTCACCACACATCTCTCAAGAAGCCCTTATGGCTCGTCTTAACAGTTTCAGTGATCAGCATGCTTCTCATCAGTACTCACATGTTCCCACCACAAGGCAAACGCTCCTCCTCTCATACTCTCTCTTCCTGGCTACCGGTTCATGTCAGGAAACACACCGATGAGGAGGTAGCAGCTAGAGCAGTGGTCAGAGAGATACTTAAAACCCCTCCCTTCATTACCCCAAACTCCAAAATCGCTTTCTTGTTTTTGACTCCTGGTACTTTGCCGTTTGAGAAGCTCTGGGATGAGTTCTTCAAG GGTCATGAAGGGAAGTTCACTATTTACATCCACCCGTCAAAGGAAAGGCCAGTTCATATCAGCCGTCACTTTTCTGATAGGGAGATTCATAGTGATGAGGTCACTTGGGGAAGGATCTCAATGGTTGATGCTGAGAAGCGGTTACTTGTTAATGCTCTTGAAGATCCTGATAACCAACACTTTGTTCTCCTTTCTGAGAG TTGTATACCGTTGCATACTTTTGATTACACTTATAGATATTTGCTGCACTCCAACGTCAGCTTCATTGAGAG TTTTGTGGATCCTGGTCAACATGGGACTGGTAGACATATGGAACACATGTTACCTGAAATAGCAAAGGAAGATTTTAGAAAGGGTGCTCAG TGGTTCACAATGAAGCGGCAACACGCTATTATAGTGATGGCTGATGGTCTCTACTACTCAAAATTCCGCGAGTACTGTGGA CCAGGGATAGAGGCAGACAAGAACTGTATTGCAGATGAACATTACTTGCCAACATTCTTCAGT ATGCTTGATCCCATGGGGATATCGAACTGGTCAGTGACGTATGTTGATTGGTCTGAAAGAAGGTGGCATCCAAAGACTTACACAACAAATGAGATTTCATTAGAGTTCATGAAAAATGTCACG TCAGAGGATATGAGTACACACGTCACAAGTGTGGGAGAG CATGGAGATGAGCTGCATTGGCCTTGTACATGGAACGGGATCACACGGCCATGTTATCTGTTTGCAAGGAAGTTTCATCCTGATGCTCTCGACACGTTGGTCAACCTCTTCCCTAACTACACAAGCACAGCTCTCTGA
- the LOC108842184 gene encoding nifU-like protein 3, chloroplastic isoform X2 — translation MVSVSGQSRITTMNLSLSSAEKSSNYRSSLLNSKNAVSDSYGVSSKSSTFLRGQFQRIQLSYARQTRQPLPKRAGHIVSPSCVMPLTEENVERVLDEVRPALMADGGNVALHEIDGLVVVLKLQGACGSCPSSSMTLKMGIESRLRDKIPEIMSVEQFLEAETGGLDLNEENIEKVLSELRPYLSGTGGGGLELVQIDGYIVKIRLTGPAAGVMTVRVALTQKLRENIPSIGAVQLLE, via the exons ATGGTTTCGGTTTCGGGTCAATCCCGGATTACGACGATGAACCTCTCACTCTCCTCGGCTGAGAAGAGCTCTAATTATCGCTCCTCGCTCCTCAATTCTAAG AACGCAGTTTCAGATAGTTACGGGGTCTCATCCAAAAGCAGCACATTCCTCAGGGGCCAATTCCAAAGAATACAACTTTCTTATGCTCGCCAAACTCGACAACCTTTGCCAAAACGTGCAG GTCACATTGTGTCTCCGAGCTGCGTGATGCCGTTGACGGAGGAGAACGTGGAGAGAGTGCTCGACGAGGTACGCCCGGCCCTAATGGCGGACGGAGGAAACGTGGCGCTGCACGAGATAGACGGACTCGTGGTGGTTCTTAAGCTGCAAGGAGCTTGCGGTTCGTGTCCTAGCTCCTCGATGACGTTAAAGATGGGAATCGAGAGCCGTCTCCGCGACAAGATTCCGGAGATCATGTCCGTCGAGCAGTTTCTCGAAGCAGAGACTGGAGGGTTGGATCTGAACGAGGAAAACATCGAAAAG GTTCTCTCTGAGCTACGGCCTTACCTATCAGGGACAGGAGGTGGAGGGCTTGAGCTGGTTCAGATCGATGGTTATATAGTTAAGATTCGGCTCACTGGACCAGCTGCTGGAGTCATGACGGTTCGTGTCGCGTTGACTCAGAAACTGAGAGAAAACATTCCTTCAATAGGTGCAGTCCAGCTTCTAGAGTGA
- the LOC130508042 gene encoding putative clathrin assembly protein At4g25940 isoform X1 → MSTFHSFRKAVGALKDSTTVSIAKVNSEFKDLDVAIVKATNHVESAPKERHIRKIFSATSAVRPRADVAFCIHALAKRLSRTHNWVVAIKVLIVIHRTLREGDPTFRDELLNYSHRGHILRISNFKDDTSPLAWDCSAWIRTYALFLEERLECYRVLKYDIEAERLPKGSGASSKVCFGASHHLKPTQKIRIKTNMFYNNKYIVQNVDFNASQTYRTRMLSNEELLEQLPALQQLLFRLTGCKPEGAGYSNYLIQYALALVLKESFKIYCAINDGIINLVDLFFEMSRHDAVKALNIYKRAGQQAENLADFYEYCKSLELARNFQFPTLRQPPPSFLATMEEYIREAPQSGSVQKKLEYQEKEEEDEEEKEKEEEEEQSAQPEEPTETENQNENTEGDQPLIEEEEEETEQIEEDTKPSFLIDTDDLLGLSEINPKAAEIEDRNALALAIYPPGHEVPGPSNSLSLIETGGSGWELALVTPQNNNNNNNNIHRSAPDTKFAGGFDKLLLDSLYEDDSARRQIQLTNAGYGHGGTERAAAPPQNPFEMQQDPFAMSNNIAPPTNVQMAQQQQQQMMMHQNPYSYSNPHDYHHHQFSAAGPSPSNPFGDHFLALPAPPGSSGQQQQQNIHNHMLL, encoded by the exons ATGTCAACTTTTCACAGCTTCCGAAAAGCCGTCGGAGCCCTTAAAGATTCCACAACAGTCAGCATCGCAAAGGTCAACAGCGAATTTAAG GATTTGGATGTTGCCATCGTCAAAGCCACAAATCACGTTGAATCTGCTCCCAAAGAACGCCATATTCGCA AAATATTCTCTGCAACATCTGCGGTAAGACCACGAGCAGATGTTGCTTTCTGCATTCACGCACTAGCCAAGAGATTATCTAGAACTCACAATTGGGTT GTGGCTATTAAGGTTTTAATAGTCATTCACAGAACACTAAGAGAAGGTGACCCAACATTCAGAGATGAGCTTCTCAATTATTCACACAGAGGACATATACTTCGTATATCTAACTTCAAAGACGATACAAGTCCTCTAG CTTGGGATTGCTCTGCATGGATTAGAACATACGCGCTTTTCCTAGAAGAGCGTCTTGAATGCTACCGTGTTTTGAAGTATGACATAGAAGCAGAACGTTTACCAAAAGGTTCAGGTGCATCTTCAaaggtttgttttggagcttcTCATCATTTAAAACCAACacaaaaaataagaattaaaaCTAATATGTTTTATAACAACAAATATATTGTTCAGAACGTGGATTTCAATGCTTCTCAAACGTATAGAACAAGGATGTTATCTAATGAAGAACTGCTTGAGCAGTTGCCTGCTTTGCAGCAGCTTCTTTTCAGACTTACCGGTTGTAAG CCTGAAGGCGCAGGCTATAGCAACTACCTAATCCAATACGCTCTTGCATTGGTGCTTAAAGAAAGCTTCAAAATATACTGTGCCATTAATGATGGAATCATTAATCTTGTAGACTTG TTCTTTGAGATGTCAAGACATGATGCAGTTAAAGCTCTGAATATATACAAACGAGCTGGCCAACAG GCTGAAAACCTGGCTGATTTTTATGAGTACTGCAAAAGTCTAGAGCTAGCAAGGAACTTTCAGTTCCCAACACTGAGACAG CCTCCTCCGTCTTTCCTTGCAACAATGGAAGAATACATCAGAGAAGCGCCTCAAAGTGGTTCTGTACAGAAAAAGCTG GAGTATCAGGaaaaagaggaggaagatgaagaagaaaaagaaaaagaagaagaagaagaacagtcTGCTCAGCCTGAAGAACCTACAGAAACAGAAAATCAAAATGAAAACACTGAAGGAGACCAGCCACTTattgaagaagaggaagaggagacaGAACAAATAGAAGAAGATACTAAACCTTCTTTCTTGATAGACACGGATGACTTGCTG GGCCTAAGTGAGATAAACCCAAAAGCCGCAGAGATAGAAGACCGCAATGCATTGGCTCTGGCAATATATCCACCAG GTCATGAAGTTCCAGGTCCATCCAATAGTTTAAGCTTAATAGAAACCGGTGGATCCGGTTGGGAGCTAGCACTGGTCACTCctcaaaacaacaacaacaacaacaacaacattcaCCGCTCAGCGCCTGACACCAAATTT GCAGGAGGATTCGACAAGCTATTGCTTGATAGTCTTTACGAAGATGATTCAGCGAGGAGACAGATACAACTAACCAATGCTGGCTATGGACACGGTGGCACTGAGAGAGCAGCAGCACCACCACAAAACCCATTCGAGATGCAACAAGATCCCTTTGCAATGTCGAACAACATTGCTCCTCCCACTAACGTTCAAATGgcacaacaacagcaacaacagaTGATGATGCATCAAAATCCCTATAGTTACTCTAATCCCCATgactatcatcatcatcagttcTCAGCCGCAGGTCCTTCTCCTTCTAATCCTTTTGGAGACCATTTCCTTGCCCTCCCCGCTCCGCCAGGCTCATCTggtcagcagcagcagcaaaaCATACATAATCATATGCTCCTCTAG
- the LOC130508042 gene encoding putative clathrin assembly protein At4g25940 isoform X2: MSTFHSFRKAVGALKDSTTVSIAKVNSEFKDLDVAIVKATNHVESAPKERHIRKIFSATSAVRPRADVAFCIHALAKRLSRTHNWVVAIKVLIVIHRTLREGDPTFRDELLNYSHRGHILRISNFKDDTSPLAWDCSAWIRTYALFLEERLECYRVLKYDIEAERLPKGSGASSKNVDFNASQTYRTRMLSNEELLEQLPALQQLLFRLTGCKPEGAGYSNYLIQYALALVLKESFKIYCAINDGIINLVDLFFEMSRHDAVKALNIYKRAGQQAENLADFYEYCKSLELARNFQFPTLRQPPPSFLATMEEYIREAPQSGSVQKKLEYQEKEEEDEEEKEKEEEEEQSAQPEEPTETENQNENTEGDQPLIEEEEEETEQIEEDTKPSFLIDTDDLLGLSEINPKAAEIEDRNALALAIYPPGHEVPGPSNSLSLIETGGSGWELALVTPQNNNNNNNNIHRSAPDTKFAGGFDKLLLDSLYEDDSARRQIQLTNAGYGHGGTERAAAPPQNPFEMQQDPFAMSNNIAPPTNVQMAQQQQQQMMMHQNPYSYSNPHDYHHHQFSAAGPSPSNPFGDHFLALPAPPGSSGQQQQQNIHNHMLL, from the exons ATGTCAACTTTTCACAGCTTCCGAAAAGCCGTCGGAGCCCTTAAAGATTCCACAACAGTCAGCATCGCAAAGGTCAACAGCGAATTTAAG GATTTGGATGTTGCCATCGTCAAAGCCACAAATCACGTTGAATCTGCTCCCAAAGAACGCCATATTCGCA AAATATTCTCTGCAACATCTGCGGTAAGACCACGAGCAGATGTTGCTTTCTGCATTCACGCACTAGCCAAGAGATTATCTAGAACTCACAATTGGGTT GTGGCTATTAAGGTTTTAATAGTCATTCACAGAACACTAAGAGAAGGTGACCCAACATTCAGAGATGAGCTTCTCAATTATTCACACAGAGGACATATACTTCGTATATCTAACTTCAAAGACGATACAAGTCCTCTAG CTTGGGATTGCTCTGCATGGATTAGAACATACGCGCTTTTCCTAGAAGAGCGTCTTGAATGCTACCGTGTTTTGAAGTATGACATAGAAGCAGAACGTTTACCAAAAGGTTCAGGTGCATCTTCAaag AACGTGGATTTCAATGCTTCTCAAACGTATAGAACAAGGATGTTATCTAATGAAGAACTGCTTGAGCAGTTGCCTGCTTTGCAGCAGCTTCTTTTCAGACTTACCGGTTGTAAG CCTGAAGGCGCAGGCTATAGCAACTACCTAATCCAATACGCTCTTGCATTGGTGCTTAAAGAAAGCTTCAAAATATACTGTGCCATTAATGATGGAATCATTAATCTTGTAGACTTG TTCTTTGAGATGTCAAGACATGATGCAGTTAAAGCTCTGAATATATACAAACGAGCTGGCCAACAG GCTGAAAACCTGGCTGATTTTTATGAGTACTGCAAAAGTCTAGAGCTAGCAAGGAACTTTCAGTTCCCAACACTGAGACAG CCTCCTCCGTCTTTCCTTGCAACAATGGAAGAATACATCAGAGAAGCGCCTCAAAGTGGTTCTGTACAGAAAAAGCTG GAGTATCAGGaaaaagaggaggaagatgaagaagaaaaagaaaaagaagaagaagaagaacagtcTGCTCAGCCTGAAGAACCTACAGAAACAGAAAATCAAAATGAAAACACTGAAGGAGACCAGCCACTTattgaagaagaggaagaggagacaGAACAAATAGAAGAAGATACTAAACCTTCTTTCTTGATAGACACGGATGACTTGCTG GGCCTAAGTGAGATAAACCCAAAAGCCGCAGAGATAGAAGACCGCAATGCATTGGCTCTGGCAATATATCCACCAG GTCATGAAGTTCCAGGTCCATCCAATAGTTTAAGCTTAATAGAAACCGGTGGATCCGGTTGGGAGCTAGCACTGGTCACTCctcaaaacaacaacaacaacaacaacaacattcaCCGCTCAGCGCCTGACACCAAATTT GCAGGAGGATTCGACAAGCTATTGCTTGATAGTCTTTACGAAGATGATTCAGCGAGGAGACAGATACAACTAACCAATGCTGGCTATGGACACGGTGGCACTGAGAGAGCAGCAGCACCACCACAAAACCCATTCGAGATGCAACAAGATCCCTTTGCAATGTCGAACAACATTGCTCCTCCCACTAACGTTCAAATGgcacaacaacagcaacaacagaTGATGATGCATCAAAATCCCTATAGTTACTCTAATCCCCATgactatcatcatcatcagttcTCAGCCGCAGGTCCTTCTCCTTCTAATCCTTTTGGAGACCATTTCCTTGCCCTCCCCGCTCCGCCAGGCTCATCTggtcagcagcagcagcaaaaCATACATAATCATATGCTCCTCTAG
- the LOC130508044 gene encoding oxysterol-binding protein-related protein 4A-like isoform X2 → MIYSFCGQDLMGECSRRDLPIERLKSVVMWNISTLRPIVFGMSPYNPVLGETHHVSNGHINVLTEQVSHHPPVSALHATHENENIDVTWCQYFTPKFRGAYVDVEVKGRRIMNLLNRKETYEMDQPRLVVRFLPAPGAHWTGKIKIKCPETDLEAELHLISDSLIERFKGNNNRSIKGKISQTSSGDKLYDISGHWDRTVMAKNLKTGEVEVIYNAKESISGLKPPTVKNLKEVMETESAMVWSEVSEKILKKDWEKAREAKKGVEDKQRESLKQREASGESWVPKHFSVVRNGKDWDCKPLQPAVPRAPLVITEAQGDIIN, encoded by the exons ATGATCTACAGCTTCTGCGGTCAGGATCTCATGGGAGAATGCAGCCGTCGCGATCTTCCCATCGAACGGCTCAAGTCGGTGGTGATGTGGAACATCTCCACACTCCGTCCAATAGTTTTTGGTATGTCACCGTACAACCCCGTTCTTGGAGAGACTCACCATGTCTCAAACGGTCACATCAACGTCCTCACCGAACAA GTATCGCATCATCCTCCAGTGTCGGCACTTCATGCGACTCACGAGAACGAAAATATTGACGTGACATGGTGTCAATATTTCACTCCCAAGTTCCGTG GTGCTTACGTAGACGTTGAGGTAAAGGGCAGAAGGATAATGAACCTTCTGAATCGGAAAGAGACTTACGAGATGGACCAACCAAGACTTGTTGTGAGATTCCTACCTGCTCCTGGAGCTCACTGGACCGGAAAAATCAAGATAAAGTGTCCAGAGACCGATCTCGAAGCTGAACTACACTTGATATCCGATTCACTCATCGAAAGATTCAAAGGCAACAACAATAGATCAATCAAAGGAAAGATCTCTCAGACTTCCTCTGGAGACAAGCTCTACGACATCTCTGGCCATTGGGATAG AACGGTAATGGCCAAAAATCTGAAGACCGGTGAGGTGGAAGTCATATACAATGCCAAGGAGAGTATCTCAGGACTCAAACCTCCAACCGTGAAGAATCTGAAAGAGGTAATGGAGACCGAGTCTGCGATGGTGTGGAGCGAAGTAAGTGAAAAGATACTAAAGAAAGACTGGGAAAAAGCAAGAGAAGCTAAGAAAGGTGTGGAGGATAAACAAAGAGAGTCTCTGAAACAGAGAGAGGCTTCTGGTGAGTCATGGGTTCCCAAGCATTTCTCAGTGGTTAGAAACGGTAAAGACTGGGACTGCAAACCGCTGCAGCCAGCGGTTCCTCGTGCTCCGCTAGTTATCACAGAGGCACAAGGAGATATCATTAACTGA